The following nucleotide sequence is from Roseivirga sp. BDSF3-8.
AGCAATTATCAGGCAGATTCCCTTCGGTTCATAGTGAATGGCCCCATTCGTACCTAACAGGCTTAGAGGCGTACTGACCTTTTTCGGCTTCATCCATTTTTTCAAATGAGTGATGGCGTGATTCAGCTCCTGGATTACTACGTATACCTCGCTGAGGTCTACTTCTTCAGGCGGTTTTTTAAAGTCTTTAAATAGGGCCTCCTTAATGGCCGGCCGGTTGTTCATTACCCAGTCACGTAGCTTAGTAAGCCTCCTTTTACGTGACTTATACCCTTCACTTCTTAGAGCGACACTGTTAGACTTTAAGCGCCTAAAGTGCTTGTCAACCACGTTATCCGTGGCTGTTGATGAATTATTAAGGGTTGCTTCAGGCATATCGGAATGGTTTTCAGAACAGTAAGTTTAAAACATTTTTCCTGAAAGTTGTTTTAATGTTACCTTTATGTTAACTTAATGTTACGGTAAAATTTATCTTTGCAATGGAATTGAATTCTGCAATTCAGCACACAGGGTATGAGAAGGAGAGTTGTTTACATATTTTTAATCTTAATATTATTGTTGACCCAAGGACTTAGTGCCAGGTGTATGTTCATTTCTGAAGGCACACATTTTACCGGCCACACCTCAATTGACTCACTGGTTATTTTTTACTCCCAGAGTAAAGCACTTGATGAGGAAGAAGTGGAAGACCACTTTTCCAGATTAGAAAATCATATTGAGAAATTACAAAAAAAACGTGGTAGTGGCCCGGCTACTGAGTTTTTTCTGAGTAAACTCTTCTATAAAACACATAAGAAATTTCTTCGGAACTATAAGGCCGTGGTAGCGTATGACCGCCTGATCCTTAGCGGTGACTATAACTGTATCAGCGGTACGGCCCTATACGCGGTTGTATTTGATGCACTTGAGATTCCATATACGATATATGAATCCGATGATCATGTATTTCTTATGGTCCAAGCGGGGGAAGAACGTTACCTAATAGAGAGTACAGACCCTCTCAACGGGTTTATAGCTGATGAAACGATCATAGCGAGACACGTTGAAAATATCTCAAATGGCCTGGTTTCAGTATTCCCGACTAGTGTGGGTTCTTCTGAGGGTCTGGCTCAGGGTAAGCCTGGCGTACAGGAATTACCCGGACTTGCAGCATTGGCCGGATTGCAGTATTACAATGAAGCTGTCATTCATTACCGTGAAGGGAAGCTGTCAGAAGCCTACAGGCTGGCATTACGCGGATACCAGTTTTACCCTTCTAAAAGGCTAAAGCTTTGCCTTGACACGATATTGGATGCTATTGTTACCTGTGCTGATGTATCAGAGGAGACTAAACGCAGGCTATATAAGCAGTATATCACTTTTGTTAATAAGTCTTCATCTGCCTCCTAATCCTCACCTGCCCACTCAGGTATTGGAATGTTCACTTCTATCGAGACTCCCTTTGTAACGGTAGGATCCATAGATAAATAGCCTTGATAATGGGAGGCTATATTATGCACAGCCTTATAGTTTTCCGGCCACTTATCTTTTTTTACCTGTAAGTCGAGGCCAGTCTCGCTATCATCATTATCAAGTATATGAAGCCGTACTTGACCAGAGGTGTAGCATAGATAGTAGCAAATAGAAGTAGGGGTTCGCATGAAAGTGGATTCGACTAATAATAGGAGAGATATGGTAAACATGTCCTGTTCAAAATATTTGTTAAACCGCCTGCCTGGCTGATTGCATTCTATTTCCAGAAAGCTGAACTCATCCTCAGCTAGTTGACTAAAGTTTTCTTTGATAACGAAATACAGGCTTTTTTCGGAAAGCCCCTTGCCCTTCAGGCAATCACGAATCATATCCGATGCCAGGCCGTTTCTCACTGTAAACCTAATAAGGTCTTCGAGGTAGCGGAGTGAGTCTGGATACCTGTTTCCCACTTTTTGGGTAATGGCAAGTACATCATCCTGCATAGCATAGTACTTATACACAAGTTGTTGCTGAACGACTTCTGCTACAAAAGAGCGGGTGAGGCTGTTCAATCGACGCTTTTTAGCAGAGGCGGCATTCATATCAAATGGCTTTTGGCTGAGGCCTATGGCATTGGCTGATAGCATTAGAGCATTTTTATTAGCCTGATTGAGTTTGGATAGGGCAAGTGATCGCAACACGCCAAAAACAGCCGCTATAACTAATATAGTAAGGGGAATGGTAACAAGAATCTTAAGAAGCTCAAGAAATGATTGAAGATCCATCCTTACAAAATCTAATGCCAGGAAAGGTAAGCTAGGTACTTAATTATTAATATTCAAAAAAGAGATGTTTAATATTCTTTTAAACTTAAATGATGTTACTCATCAACAGCGAAAATGAATAAAAAAAGCCCGCCGTAGCGAGCTTAATTTTTTTCCTAAAAGGTTATTCACTTATTATTCTGAACTCTACCCTTCGGTTCTGCCTTCTCCCTTCTTCGGTATTATTATCCTCAACCGGATTACTTTCTCCTTTGCCTTCTGTTGCCAGGCGATCAGGGTCCACCCCTTCACCTACCAGATAATTTTTGATGGCCCGGGCTCTTTCACGGGATAGTGTGAGGTTGTATGCATCGTCACCCACATTATCTGTATGCCCGGTAATTCTGATTCTCAGGTCTTCGTTCTTCTTTAAAAGGTCAGCCAATCTATTCAGTCCGAGCTTACTGTCTGACTGAATCGCACTGCTGTTAAAGGCAAAAAATACATTATTGATAGTGATGGGAGCAGCGTATTCTTTACTTACCAAATACAGGTCTTTCTTCATTTCCCGGTAAGAGGTATCCGCCGTCAGGTCAATGTTATCGCTAATAGGTAAGAACTTATCTGCTTGTGGAGTAAATCCATATCTGTTACCCGCAGGCAGCAGAATTTCAAAAAAGCCCTCACTATTTGATTCCAGGGTATCGATAACCTCTGAACTGCTCAGGTTTTGTACTTCAATATTTGCCTGAAGGGGAATTTTTTCATTTTCTCTTTTCTCATAGACATTTCCCTGAATGAAAACCACTGCAGGAGCTTCGTAAAAGAGAGGTAAGGATACTCTGAAAATGTCCGTATTGCCTTCTTCCTGTGATTTTACAAAATAGGCATAATTACCCTCCTTAGGCAGATTAAAGAAGAGATCATCATCCTTTGAATTGATAACGTTGCCCAGGTTTTCAGGTTCAGTCCAGTTAGTCCAAGTGCTATCCAGCCGGCGAGTAACATAAATGTCAGTGCCTCCATATCCGCTGAATCCGCGAGAGCTGTAAAACATTGTTTTTCCGTCTGAGGATAAAAAGGGACCCGCTTCTTCTCCGGCTGAGTTGACTACACTCCCCAGGTTTAGGGGAACACTATAAGAACTATCTTCCTGTTGAAATGACACGTACAGATCACGGTCACCGTGTGAATCATCACGCTGTATAGCCATGAGAAGCACTTCCTGGTCATTGCTTACGTAGTAGTTAGCCTTGGGGGAAAGGTTGTAGTCATCCTTTATTTCTACAGGAGTGGGCTCCTGAAATTCACCATCTACTTTACGGCTGAATGAAATGCCTGGTATCATCCGGTTGCCTTCGTAAATATTTCCCAACAAGAGAACCATGGTATTACCATCACTTGAGATGGCATTGATGAAGTTAGGCTGATCATTATTAAGAGGGGGGCCTATGTTACGCGCTTCTTCCCACTGGCCGGTTTCCTCGTTAATATCTGCTACCCAGATGTCCTCCGGGTCATCTTCACCCCCTACATTGTCCGGGTGATTAAGGCGGCTGAAGTACATCTGTTTGCCATCGGGCGAAACAATGGGTCCGTATTCTGCATAGGGGCTGTTAATTGCTGGTCCTACACGCTCTACTCTTAGAGCAGGATCTAAATTTGTGGCAATGTTTATACCTGCCGTAATTGGATATTGTGTACTTGAGATGCCTATAGCGTCAATTGCATTATAGCCGGGTACAGCATTACCATCAATTACGACCTTTATGGCATGGACCTTATATGGAGTTTTATCAACATTGATATTAAGTACTCTCCCGCTAAGTTCCAGGGGCTGGGGAGTAAGTTCGTAAAGCAGGTACTCGACTCCGGTGCTATCATAGGCAAATACCTTGGAAACCGAGCCTGGATTAAAGCTTTCCCCGATGGCTACTTGTTTTATGCGAATAGGGTTTCGGAACCCGACTTTAATAAATTCTGATTTATTGGGTCTTCGGGGAACCCATGCATTTGGGCTTTCTCCTCCGGCGGGTAGTACATTAGGTCTGCCCAGGGTCTGAAGAGCTGAGTACTGTGGATAAGAGTATTCTGAGGAAACTTCTATTACTGTACTGGCCCATTCCACATTCTGACCTGAAGCTGCCAAAGGGGTCAGCGCCGTAATGATTAAAAGTAGTAAGGTTGATGGTTGGATAGTCATTTGTGGATTTATTAATTTTTGATGATGCGCACCTCCACGCGCCGGTTCAGCCTCCGCGCCTCTTCTGTATTTTCCCGGGTAAGGGGCTGAGATCCTCCAAAAGCTTTCGTTTTAATCCTATTCTTGGATACTCCTTTGGATACAAGGTAATCCCTGACAGCATCTACTCTTTTTTGAGATAGTTTAAGGTTGGCTTTATGTCCGCCACGGTAGTCAGTATGGCCTTCAAGCTGTATTTCCATTTGTGGATTTTCAAGAAGGGTCTTTGCCAGTTCATCCAGTTCCTGATAGGATGGTTCGGTGATCTGATAATCTCCGACCTTAAAAATGAGCTTTTCAAGACGAATAACGCGTCCGACACCCTGGGGTATTAGTTCAAAATGCCTGACATACACACTATCGGAATGAGTACTGTCCGTAAAGGCAATCTCGGCCATTTCATCTTTGTAGCCTGGTGCGGACACGACTACTTTATAAGCGCCATTACCAGGTACAAAAAATGCATAGTCGCCTTGCATCTGTTTTGTATTTGAAATTCCAACGATACTTCCGTAGGGGATTTTTTCGTAGCTCACCTTTGCCAGAAGTGGCTGTTGGTTTTCACTGTCGGTTACCTGCCCCAGTATTTTTATTATGCGTACAGGTTTTTTATCAGGAGATTGAGCATGAGCCTGAAGGCCGATTGTGGTTAACAGGAAAAGCAGACAAAATCCACAAATGAGATTAAACCTCGAGTTCATACGATAGAATCTGGTAAAAAAATCATCCATTAAGGTACGTCATTTTGATAAACAAAATGAGAAAAATTGTACTTTATTCGATTTAATAAATAATTCTCATCTTTTTTTGTGAAAAAATCACAAAAGCCTGCGGGCGATATATTTTCAAAGCTACAACTATGAGGGGGTTTTCATAGTATTTTGATCTTTTGCCTGTAAAATATTACATGCCTTTCAAAACATTGTTTAAAAATTATAATGAACATTTCAGATATTTAATTTTAACATTAGCAGTT
It contains:
- a CDS encoding OmpA family protein, yielding MTIQPSTLLLLIITALTPLAASGQNVEWASTVIEVSSEYSYPQYSALQTLGRPNVLPAGGESPNAWVPRRPNKSEFIKVGFRNPIRIKQVAIGESFNPGSVSKVFAYDSTGVEYLLYELTPQPLELSGRVLNINVDKTPYKVHAIKVVIDGNAVPGYNAIDAIGISSTQYPITAGINIATNLDPALRVERVGPAINSPYAEYGPIVSPDGKQMYFSRLNHPDNVGGEDDPEDIWVADINEETGQWEEARNIGPPLNNDQPNFINAISSDGNTMVLLLGNIYEGNRMIPGISFSRKVDGEFQEPTPVEIKDDYNLSPKANYYVSNDQEVLLMAIQRDDSHGDRDLYVSFQQEDSSYSVPLNLGSVVNSAGEEAGPFLSSDGKTMFYSSRGFSGYGGTDIYVTRRLDSTWTNWTEPENLGNVINSKDDDLFFNLPKEGNYAYFVKSQEEGNTDIFRVSLPLFYEAPAVVFIQGNVYEKRENEKIPLQANIEVQNLSSSEVIDTLESNSEGFFEILLPAGNRYGFTPQADKFLPISDNIDLTADTSYREMKKDLYLVSKEYAAPITINNVFFAFNSSAIQSDSKLGLNRLADLLKKNEDLRIRITGHTDNVGDDAYNLTLSRERARAIKNYLVGEGVDPDRLATEGKGESNPVEDNNTEEGRRQNRRVEFRIISE
- a CDS encoding OmpA family protein, encoding MNSRFNLICGFCLLFLLTTIGLQAHAQSPDKKPVRIIKILGQVTDSENQQPLLAKVSYEKIPYGSIVGISNTKQMQGDYAFFVPGNGAYKVVVSAPGYKDEMAEIAFTDSTHSDSVYVRHFELIPQGVGRVIRLEKLIFKVGDYQITEPSYQELDELAKTLLENPQMEIQLEGHTDYRGGHKANLKLSQKRVDAVRDYLVSKGVSKNRIKTKAFGGSQPLTRENTEEARRLNRRVEVRIIKN